The Coffea arabica cultivar ET-39 chromosome 3c, Coffea Arabica ET-39 HiFi, whole genome shotgun sequence genome contains a region encoding:
- the LOC113734309 gene encoding KIN14B-interacting protein At4g14310-like, with protein sequence MSTMSSVRRLKERGGGGAKITANAATTTLKHPKSLTPQSEKPLFSRGCGSKESLKRPAGKENSRPTSRGRAAMVQSQKPIMKAMPRMDKISAANGVGNGFHGFANNEVEGRPRWSTSSAPVQVSVQRGRSSSPSEFNRGLLSSGKSRNSSVEKKRGSFKCLNEKVGEKSELLKGGAENLIKSGEVYDEKEVNLSSNSVKFKLDDSDEKLNLSRNVKIENIKDEKVESCLGNGVEFSKKESKSSSLMKHEERDGGELSLMIPKERDGGELRGSIMGNKAAGLSGTLKEKDVSEINSKESKTKESKMMNRSGGVLKIKDGNGNGVSGSSANVKYPSKLHEKLAFLEGKVRRIASDIKRTKEMLDLNNPDNSKMILSDIQEKITGIEKAMGSVGNNDDDLKANVVASSEIDVEKVKASEKMQVNKVDEGKSLVKALNANELEARLFPHHKLLRDRTSQKSASESAESHKIEVVVTDGELKVEKSISPVDENPIAMEFLASLSQGRCEDTIRVGTFGPEISEVQETDGAVTSRENNRLSDSLNGKGSFDLTLLADEKLEEFDDQENMSRMIIEEEAEDSSLYELNQIGQKMTTGGWFVSEGESVLLAHDDGSCSFYDIINSEGKATYKPPHGVSPNMWRDCWLIRAPSADGCSGRYVVAASAGNSVVSGFCSWDFYTKEVRAFHAETGLSTARTALAPLPNNTIFRRNVLSTSIAPENQQWWYRPCGPLIVSAASSQRMVRVYDVRDGEHIMKWELQKPVLGMDYSSPLQWRNRGKVVIAESEAISLWDVSSLHPQALSSISSSNRKIDALHVNNTDAELGGGVRQRVSSSEAEGNDGVFCTSDFINVLDFRQPSGIGLKIPKVGVDVQSTFSRGDSVFMGCTNLRSAGRKQYCSQIQQFSLRKQRLYSTYVVPESNAHSHFTAITQVWGNSELVIGVNGQGLFVFDALKDDVLQSLDPDSGKDMWNVREVIGPDDLYSPSFDYLASRVLLVSRDRPALWRYLS encoded by the exons atGTCTACCATGTCATCAGTTCGCCGGCTTAAGGAACGCGGCGGCGGCGGAGCGAAGATCACTGCCAACGCCGCCACCACCACATTGAAACACCCAAAATCCCTCACCCCACAATCCGAAAAACCTCTTTTCAGCCGTGGCTGCGGCAGTAAAGAGAGTCTCAAGAGGCCCGCCGGAAAGGAGAACTCAAGGCCTACATCTAGGGGCCGGGCGGCGATGGTGCAATCCCAGAAACCAATCATGAAAGCCATGCCTAGGATGGATAAAATATCTGCCGCAAATGGAGTGGGTAATGGCTTTCATGGGTTTGCCAATAACGAGGTTGAAGGACGTCCTCGATGGTCGACTTCATCGGCGCCGGTGCAGGTGTCGGTGCAGAGAGGTAGGAGTTCTAGCCCTTCCGAGTTTAATAGAGGTTTATTGAGTTCTGGGAAATCTAGGAATTCGTCTGTGGAGAAAAAAAGAGGGAGCTTTAAGTGTTTGAATGAGAAAGTGGGTGAAAAAAGTGAGCTTCTGAAGGGGGGTGCAGAGAATTTAATAAAAAGTGGTGAAGTTTATGATGAAAAAGAGGTTAATTTGAGCTCAAACTCGGTAAAATTCAAGTTGGATGATTCTGATGAAAAGCTGAATTTGAGTAGGAACGTGAAAATTGAGAATATTAAGGATGAAAAGGTGGAATCTTGTTTGGGAAATGGTGTTGAATTTAGtaaaaaagaatcaaaatcTTCAAGTTTGATGAAGCATGAAGAAAGAGATGGTGGTGAATTGAGTTTGATGATTCCTAAAGAAAGAGATGGCGGTGAATTGAGGGGCTCCATAATGGGGAATAAAGCAGCTGGATTGTCTGGGACATTGAAGGAAAAAGACGTTAGTGAAATTAATTCCAAGGAATCAAAAACTAAGGAGTCAAAAATGATGAACAGATCGGGTGGTGTTTTGAAGATTAAAGATGGAAATGGAAATGGGGTCAGTGGTTCAAGTGCCAATGTTAAGTATCCAAGTAAACTTCATGAAAAGCTTGCTTTTTTGGAAGGGAAGGTGAGGAGGATTGCCTCAGATATCAAGAGGACAAAGGAGATGCTGGATTTGAACAATCCCGATAATTCAAAGATGATTTTGTCTGATATCCAGGAAAAGATTACAGGGATTGAGAAGGCAATGGGTAGTGTTGGCAACAACGATGATGATCTGAAGGCTAATGTGGTAGCAAGTTCTGAGATTGATGTTGAGAAAGTTAAAGCATCGGAGAAGATGCAAGTGAACAAAGTGGATGAAGGAAAGAGTTTGGTTAAGGCGTTGAATGCAAATGAATTAGAAGCAAGATTGTTTCCACATCATAAGTTACTTAGAGATAGGACATCGCAGAAATCAGCCTCTGAAAGTGCTGAAAGTCACAAGATTGAAGTTGTAGTGACAGATGGTGAATTGAAAGTAGAGAAGTCAATAAGTCCTGTTGATGAGAATCCTATTGCTATGGAGTTCTTGGCTTCTCTCAGTCAGGGGAGGTGTGAGGATACAATAAGAGTTGGGACTTTTGGTCCGGAGATTAGTGAAGTCCAAGAGACGGATGGAGCTGTAACTTCCAGAGAGAATAATCGTCTCTCAGACTCTCTGAATGGAAAAGGTTCATTTGATCTTACACTGCTAGCAGATGAAAAGCTTGAAGAGTTTGACGACCAAGAAAACATGTCGAGAATGATTATTGAAGAAGAGGCAGAAGATAGTTCTTTGTATGAGTTGAATCAAATTGGACAGAAGATGACAACAGGAGGTTGGTTTGTGTCAGAGGGAGAATCAGTTCTTCTTGCTCATGATGATGGTTCGTGTTCCTTCTATGACATAATTAATAGTGAG GGAAAGGCTACTTACAAGCCCCCTCATGGAGTTTCTCCAAATATGTGGAGAGATTGTTGGTTAATCCGTGCTCCTAGTGCAGATGGTTGTTCTGGACGATATGTTGTTGCTGCATCTGCTGGGAATTCTGTGGTCTCAGGTTTTTGCTCGTGGGATTTTTATACCAAAGAAGTACGAGCTTTTCATGCTGAAACTGGACTTTCTACTGCTAGAACAGCCCTTGCTCCCCTTCCTAATAACACAATTTTCAGAAGAAATGTGTTGTCAACAAGTATTGCTCCAGAGAACCAACAGTGGTGGTATAGACCCTGTGGACCGCTTATTGTTTCTGCAGCTAGTTCTCAGAGGATGGTACGAGTTTATGACGTTCGTGATGGAGAGCACATAATGAAATGGGAGCTGCAGAAACCTGTGCTGGGAATGGATTACTCTAGCCCTTTGCAGTGGAGAAATAGAGGAAAGGTAGTCATTGCTGAATCAGAAGCTATTTCCCTTTGGGATGTCAGCTCCCTTCATCCTCAAGCATTGTCATCTATTTCGTCTTCCAACCGGAAAATTGATGCTCTTCACGTGAACAATACGGATGCTGAATTGGGCGGAGGAGTTCGACAGAG AGTGAGCTCCTCTGAGGCTGAAGGCAATGATGGTGTGTTCTGCACCTCAGATTTCATCAATGTATTAGATTTTCGCCAACCATCTGGAATAGGCCTTAAGATTCCTAAAGTTGGTGTTGATGTGCAGTCAACTTTCTCACGTGGTGATTCTGTATTTATGGGCTGCACTAATTTAAGGTCAGCAGGAAGAAAGCAGTATTGCTCTCAAATCCAACAATTTTCCTTGCGCAAGCAGAGGCTTTATAGCACCTATGTTGTACCAGAATCAAATGCTCACTCCCATTTCACAGCTATTACTCAAGTTTGGGGAAATTCTGAACTCGTCATAGGAGTTAACGGACAAGGCCTCTTTGTATTTGATGCCCTGAAAGATGATGTATTGCAGTCGCTTGATCCTGATTCTGGTAAAGACATGTGGAATGTCAGAGAGGTGATTGGACCAGATGACTTGTATTCGCCTTCTTTTGACTACCTAGCTTCTCGTGTTCTCCTTGTATCTAGAGATCGCCCGGCTCTTTGGAGGTATTTATCATAG